In the genome of Cystobacter ferrugineus, one region contains:
- a CDS encoding lysylphosphatidylglycerol synthase transmembrane domain-containing protein: MKKGAGGRTLLKVLAVLVGAVLSVFLISSAFFRWNFGPGPLLIPRFSLEGFIEDLPGHLPWLIPFLLLSASILPLRAVQWQTTLSKPVPLRERYHLVAIGAFTHNALPGKLGEFIRCFLLSRTQRIPFLQALGSVAVCKLLEFAALMGLVALSFLGPFGEKMAEFSGPLRIAVGACVGLVVLVVLLAHYALPLARALGRRNRLPRVRHLLGHVSEGLGTARSFRGMARALFFSVGPVLAPALAYGLALRGLGISGGLFAGTIVLAAIALGQSLPGVPAGMGIYYFVTSWAARSLGASAEDAAAFAALTHLGTLLSQVSLGAVSVRVRGIRIKDLRRGGSLAREAAGHMAHEAVEPVHSPA, encoded by the coding sequence ATGAAGAAAGGGGCAGGGGGCCGCACGTTGCTGAAGGTGTTGGCGGTGTTGGTGGGCGCGGTGCTGTCCGTGTTCCTCATCTCCAGCGCCTTCTTCCGGTGGAATTTCGGACCGGGCCCCCTGCTCATTCCACGCTTCTCGCTGGAGGGCTTCATCGAGGATCTGCCCGGGCACCTGCCCTGGCTCATCCCCTTCCTCCTGCTGTCCGCGTCCATCCTCCCCCTGCGGGCCGTGCAGTGGCAGACGACGCTGAGCAAGCCCGTGCCGCTGCGCGAGCGCTACCACCTGGTGGCCATCGGCGCCTTCACCCACAACGCGCTGCCCGGGAAGCTGGGGGAGTTCATCCGCTGCTTCCTCCTGTCGCGCACCCAGCGCATTCCCTTCCTCCAGGCCCTGGGCTCGGTGGCGGTGTGCAAGCTGCTGGAGTTCGCGGCGCTCATGGGGCTGGTGGCCCTGTCCTTCCTGGGGCCCTTCGGGGAGAAGATGGCGGAGTTCTCCGGACCGCTGCGCATCGCCGTGGGCGCGTGCGTGGGCCTGGTGGTGCTGGTGGTGCTGCTGGCCCATTACGCGCTGCCGCTCGCCCGGGCGCTGGGCAGGCGCAACCGGCTGCCCCGGGTGCGCCACCTGCTGGGGCACGTGTCCGAGGGCCTGGGCACCGCGCGCAGCTTCCGGGGCATGGCCCGCGCGCTGTTCTTCTCCGTGGGGCCCGTCCTGGCGCCCGCGCTGGCCTACGGGCTGGCCCTGCGGGGCCTGGGCATCTCCGGGGGGCTCTTCGCCGGCACCATCGTCCTGGCGGCCATTGCCCTGGGCCAGAGCCTGCCGGGCGTGCCGGCGGGCATGGGCATCTACTACTTCGTCACGAGCTGGGCGGCGCGCAGCCTGGGGGCGTCGGCCGAGGACGCCGCGGCCTTCGCGGCGCTCACCCACCTGGGCACGCTGCTCAGCCAGGTGTCCCTGGGGGCCGTGTCCGTGCGCGTGCGCGGCATCCGCATCAAGGACCTGCGCCGGGGCGGCAGCCTGGCGCGCGAGGCGGCGGGCCACATGGCCCACGAGGCCGTGGAGCCGGTACACAGCCCCGCGTGA
- the omp85 gene encoding Omp85 family outer membrane protein, whose translation MLSTALLLTTLATAPASATASPLEAPVQKEKGADAIVVPLVSYNSDLGFTYGGVAGAYLYSPGYVPYRHAIAIQAMFTSRGQQNHYLRYDGPRLIGPMRLELRLEYRRELLSPFYGAGNVSAQDFRGNENQERFNYKKGSPGAWMRLRGRPLGESHPLQTYVGYAWRYTEVSPFEFSVLNELKPVGIEGGPTGQVSAGVMWDTRDNESDPVRGGVEELSVRVSGTATGSRYQYGGITLSEKRFWQLGSRVVLAQRLTLDALFGEVPFFEWVNTGGVSVSEGIGGMSSVRGIERNRFAGNVKAFSNTELRVRAFDFQLFGAPVYTGGVAFVDVGRVWHPGVTDGPWWMLHPGVGAGLRVARRAAVVRFDWAMSPETLRHRVYINFGHMF comes from the coding sequence ATGCTTTCGACCGCGCTGCTGCTGACAACGCTGGCCACGGCCCCCGCTTCCGCAACCGCTTCCCCGCTCGAGGCGCCCGTCCAGAAGGAGAAGGGCGCGGACGCCATCGTGGTGCCCCTGGTGAGCTACAACTCCGACCTGGGCTTCACCTATGGCGGCGTGGCGGGCGCCTATCTGTACTCGCCGGGCTATGTGCCCTACCGGCATGCCATCGCCATCCAGGCGATGTTCACCAGCCGGGGACAGCAGAACCACTACCTGCGCTACGACGGGCCGCGGCTCATCGGGCCCATGCGCCTGGAGCTGCGCCTGGAGTACCGGCGCGAGCTGCTCAGCCCCTTCTACGGCGCGGGCAACGTGTCCGCGCAGGACTTCCGCGGCAACGAGAACCAGGAGCGCTTCAACTACAAGAAGGGCTCGCCCGGCGCGTGGATGCGCCTGCGCGGCCGGCCCCTCGGCGAGAGCCACCCCTTGCAGACGTACGTGGGCTACGCGTGGCGCTACACCGAGGTGTCCCCCTTCGAGTTCTCGGTGCTCAATGAGCTCAAGCCCGTGGGCATCGAGGGCGGGCCCACCGGCCAGGTGTCCGCGGGAGTGATGTGGGACACGCGAGACAACGAGTCGGATCCCGTGCGCGGCGGCGTGGAGGAGCTGAGCGTGCGCGTGTCGGGCACCGCCACGGGCAGCCGCTACCAGTACGGGGGCATCACGCTGAGCGAGAAGCGCTTCTGGCAGCTCGGCTCGAGGGTGGTGCTCGCCCAGCGGCTGACGCTGGACGCGCTGTTTGGCGAGGTGCCCTTCTTCGAGTGGGTGAACACGGGCGGCGTGAGCGTCTCGGAAGGCATTGGCGGCATGAGCAGCGTGCGCGGCATCGAGCGCAACCGGTTCGCGGGCAACGTCAAGGCGTTCTCCAACACGGAGCTGCGCGTGCGCGCCTTCGACTTCCAGCTCTTCGGCGCGCCGGTCTACACGGGCGGCGTGGCCTTCGTGGACGTGGGCCGCGTGTGGCACCCGGGCGTGACGGACGGCCCCTGGTGGATGTTGCATCCGGGCGTGGGGGCGGGCCTGCGCGTGGCCCGGCGCGCGGCCGTGGTGCGCTTCGACTGGGCCATGTCCCCGGAGACGCTCCGCCACCGCGTGTACATCAACTTCGGCCACATGTTCTGA
- a CDS encoding 2Fe-2S iron-sulfur cluster-binding protein — MPKVHFKSPLDDVTVEVSPGTTLLDAAEKAGAQVGHSCGGVCACSTCHVWVRKGLESLSEQRDEEMDRLDMGFDVRPYSRLSCQSEVGQAEVHVEITEESLSAYMDENPVVRRRLESEGKWPLKK; from the coding sequence GTGCCCAAGGTCCATTTCAAGAGCCCCCTGGACGACGTCACCGTGGAAGTGTCGCCGGGGACCACGCTGCTGGACGCCGCCGAGAAGGCCGGCGCCCAGGTCGGCCACTCCTGTGGCGGCGTCTGCGCCTGCTCCACCTGCCACGTCTGGGTGCGCAAGGGCCTCGAGTCGCTCTCCGAGCAGCGGGACGAGGAGATGGACCGGCTGGACATGGGGTTCGACGTGCGCCCCTACTCCCGCCTGTCCTGCCAGAGCGAGGTCGGCCAGGCCGAGGTGCACGTGGAAATCACCGAGGAGTCCCTCTCGGCCTATATGGACGAGAACCCCGTCGTGCGCCGCCGCCTCGAGTCCGAGGGAAAATGGCCCTTGAAGAAGTAG
- a CDS encoding alkaline phosphatase family protein, whose translation MNEVINPQLQTWAREYVRRVGSKLGPLSDSRQRKLLIVHLDGVPKAHLEDAVRTGQMPFFSRLVTSGAYAMDDAFWGSPASTPFFQAGLLYGIRHPNLPAYSWFDRELGRKVQMNTPVDALAIESRLGRSSGTSLLSEGGHAYFALFRAEARNRLCMSTVASYKTMLRSFKYEFEGVLTGRTQKPLPYLRSLGKDAWNSFREVYRWARMQRDWRHEQSYLVSRVFLQRLGWSFAHTKAMVDMIRGVPAIYLVYGNYDEVAHRRGPRSEQALTELRRVDSYLAELYAVSRTVEPGYDIVFLTDHGHVDSDAIERRTGKRLEKLLLEGAPLPLSEDVRRALLDGRPLPAQVSLSAPEEPVVVESGNFSHVYLTRRREPLEAAQLVARFPEVLGRAIRHPDLGIVAVRRRDKAVAIIGGQVYQAHEIDSAPLSSEFSRRAVADYLRELPHMPTAGDLVLFGQAVSKGGTVGFAWEFGSHGGLTRTETNSVICWPRELPVDLSAMSHCTQLHDRLSSVYREGRRSLVEVAAS comes from the coding sequence GTGAACGAAGTCATCAACCCGCAATTGCAGACGTGGGCCCGCGAGTACGTGCGCCGAGTCGGCTCGAAGCTGGGCCCTTTGTCGGATTCACGTCAACGCAAGCTGCTCATCGTCCACCTGGATGGCGTGCCCAAGGCTCACCTGGAGGACGCCGTCCGCACCGGACAGATGCCGTTCTTCTCCAGGCTCGTCACCTCGGGCGCCTACGCCATGGATGATGCCTTCTGGGGCTCGCCCGCCTCCACGCCCTTCTTCCAGGCGGGGCTGCTCTATGGCATCCGCCATCCCAACCTGCCGGCCTATAGCTGGTTCGACCGGGAGCTGGGGCGCAAGGTGCAGATGAACACCCCGGTGGACGCGCTCGCCATCGAGTCGCGGCTGGGGCGCAGCTCGGGCACGAGCCTGCTGTCCGAGGGGGGCCATGCCTACTTCGCGCTCTTCCGCGCCGAGGCCCGCAACCGGCTGTGCATGAGCACGGTGGCCAGCTACAAGACGATGCTGCGCAGCTTCAAGTACGAGTTCGAGGGCGTGCTGACGGGGCGCACGCAAAAGCCCCTGCCGTACCTGCGCTCGCTCGGCAAGGACGCGTGGAACTCCTTCCGCGAGGTGTACCGGTGGGCGCGGATGCAGCGCGACTGGCGCCACGAGCAGAGCTACCTCGTCAGCCGTGTCTTCCTGCAGCGGCTCGGGTGGAGCTTCGCCCACACCAAGGCCATGGTGGACATGATCCGGGGCGTGCCCGCCATCTACCTCGTTTATGGCAACTACGACGAGGTGGCCCACCGCCGCGGTCCCCGCTCGGAGCAGGCGCTCACGGAACTGCGGCGCGTGGATTCCTACCTCGCCGAGCTCTACGCCGTGTCCAGGACGGTGGAGCCCGGCTACGACATCGTCTTCCTCACGGACCATGGCCACGTGGACAGCGACGCCATCGAGCGGCGCACCGGCAAGCGCCTGGAGAAGCTCCTGTTGGAGGGGGCGCCCCTGCCGCTGTCCGAGGACGTGCGCCGGGCGCTGCTCGACGGCCGTCCGCTCCCCGCGCAGGTGTCCCTGAGTGCGCCCGAGGAGCCGGTGGTGGTCGAGTCCGGCAACTTCTCGCACGTGTACCTGACGCGGCGGCGCGAGCCGCTGGAGGCCGCGCAGCTCGTGGCGCGCTTCCCGGAGGTGCTCGGCCGGGCCATCCGCCATCCGGACCTGGGCATCGTGGCGGTGCGCCGCCGGGACAAGGCGGTGGCCATCATCGGGGGGCAGGTGTACCAGGCGCACGAAATCGACAGCGCGCCCCTGTCCTCGGAGTTCTCGCGCCGCGCGGTGGCGGACTACCTGCGCGAGCTGCCCCACATGCCCACCGCGGGCGATCTGGTGCTCTTCGGCCAGGCGGTCTCCAAGGGCGGCACGGTGGGCTTCGCCTGGGAGTTCGGCTCGCACGGAGGGCTCACGCGCACGGAGACCAACAGCGTCATCTGCTGGCCGCGCGAGCTGCCGGTGGACCTGTCCGCGATGAGCCACTGCACTCAACTGCATGATCGGCTGTCGAGCGTCTACCGAGAGGGGCGCCGGTCGCTGGTGGAGGTCGCGGCGTCATGA